In Shinella sp. XGS7, a single genomic region encodes these proteins:
- a CDS encoding phenylacetate--CoA ligase family protein → MYTRLVSGLLFPLHERLKKHDSVAVRRALERSQWLPAADLQALQLKRLNALLADAGRHVPYYRELFASLGLQPGGFKSLSELSRLPFLTKAVIRAHTEGMKSEQAQGLARFNTGGSSGEPLIFFIGKERVSHDVAAKWRATRWWGVDIGDPEIVVWGSPIELGSQDRIRAWRDKLLRTELLPAFEMNEAKLDGFVAAIRRRRPRMLFGYPSALSHIARHAQARGVAMDDLGIKVAFVTSERLYDEQRALISQVFGCPVANGYGGRDAGFIAHQCPSGGMHITAEDLIVELVDREGQAVPVGQPGEIVVTHLATRDFPFVRYRTGDVAVMDERTCACGRGLPMLREIQGRSTDFVIAADGTVMHGLALIYILRDLPALASFKVVQHSRAHCEVLLLPEAGFEAESATAKIVEGFRRRLGAEVRVEVKLVDQIPPEKSGKFRYIISHAS, encoded by the coding sequence ATGTACACCCGATTGGTCTCCGGTCTGCTGTTCCCCCTGCATGAGCGTCTGAAAAAGCACGACTCGGTGGCGGTGCGCCGGGCGCTCGAGCGCAGCCAGTGGCTGCCGGCGGCCGATCTGCAGGCGCTGCAGCTCAAGCGCCTGAACGCCTTGCTGGCCGACGCGGGCCGCCATGTGCCTTACTACCGCGAGCTCTTCGCCTCGCTGGGTCTGCAGCCCGGGGGCTTCAAGAGCCTGTCCGAGCTGAGCCGGCTGCCCTTCCTCACCAAGGCCGTGATACGCGCCCACACCGAGGGCATGAAGAGCGAGCAGGCCCAGGGCCTGGCTCGCTTCAATACCGGAGGGTCCTCGGGCGAGCCCCTGATCTTCTTCATCGGCAAGGAGCGCGTCTCCCACGATGTGGCGGCCAAGTGGCGGGCCACCCGCTGGTGGGGCGTGGACATCGGCGACCCGGAGATTGTGGTCTGGGGCTCGCCCATCGAGCTGGGTTCGCAGGACCGCATCCGTGCCTGGCGCGACAAGCTGCTGCGCACCGAGCTGTTGCCGGCCTTCGAAATGAACGAGGCCAAGCTGGACGGCTTCGTGGCCGCCATACGCCGCCGCCGCCCGCGCATGCTCTTCGGCTATCCCTCGGCCCTGTCCCACATCGCCCGCCATGCGCAGGCGCGCGGCGTGGCCATGGACGATCTGGGCATCAAGGTCGCCTTCGTGACCTCGGAGCGGCTTTATGACGAGCAACGCGCCCTGATCAGCCAGGTCTTCGGCTGCCCGGTGGCCAATGGCTATGGCGGGCGCGATGCGGGCTTCATCGCCCACCAATGCCCCTCGGGCGGCATGCACATCACGGCCGAGGACCTGATCGTGGAGCTGGTGGACCGCGAGGGCCAGGCGGTGCCGGTGGGCCAGCCGGGCGAGATCGTCGTGACCCATCTGGCCACGCGCGACTTCCCCTTTGTGCGCTACCGCACCGGTGATGTGGCGGTGATGGACGAGCGCACCTGCGCCTGCGGCCGCGGCCTGCCCATGCTGCGCGAGATTCAGGGCCGGAGCACCGATTTCGTGATCGCGGCCGACGGCACGGTCATGCATGGCCTGGCCCTGATCTACATCCTGCGCGATCTGCCGGCCCTGGCCTCCTTCAAGGTGGTGCAGCACAGCCGCGCACATTGCGAGGTGCTGCTGCTGCCGGAAGCCGGCTTCGAGGCCGAGAGCGCCACGGCCAAGATCGTCGAGGGCTTCCGCCGCCGCCTGGGCGCCGAGGTGCGGGTGGAGGTGAAGCTGGTGGACCAGATCCCGCCCGAGAAGTCCGGCAAGTTCCGCTACATCATCAGCCACGCCAGCTGA
- a CDS encoding glycosyltransferase family 4 protein, which yields MNADGLAGLRLALVGPLPPPAGGMANQMRQLAELLQGSGAQVELVQTNAAYRPAWVGAWPGLRALARLLPYLLALWRAAGRSQLMHVLANSGWSWHLFAAPAVWIARLRGCPVLVNYHGGEAESFLARSLAVVAPSLRRASLLTVPSAFLQRIFAGRGFPAQIVPNVVDLSLFRFRAEPGLLQPEAPHLVVLRNLEPVYDNASALRAFARLHQRWPQARLSIAGSGPELAALQALVAELGLAQSVTFCGRLDRQGIAALLARADLSLNPSLADNMPVSVLESLASGVPVVSTRVGGIPDLLTPGESALLVPPSDPEALAEAAGRLIEDAVLRQRLREGGRAVVAACTWNAVAPRLLGCYQQAMAAGR from the coding sequence ATGAACGCAGACGGGCTCGCGGGCCTGCGGCTGGCCCTGGTCGGCCCCCTGCCTCCGCCGGCCGGCGGCATGGCCAACCAGATGCGTCAGCTGGCCGAGCTGCTGCAGGGCTCGGGCGCCCAGGTGGAGCTGGTGCAGACCAATGCCGCCTACCGTCCCGCCTGGGTCGGGGCCTGGCCGGGCCTGCGCGCCCTCGCGCGCCTGCTGCCCTATCTGCTGGCCCTGTGGCGGGCGGCGGGCCGCAGTCAGCTCATGCATGTGCTGGCCAACTCCGGCTGGTCCTGGCATCTGTTCGCTGCGCCGGCGGTCTGGATCGCGCGCCTGCGAGGCTGCCCGGTGCTGGTGAACTACCACGGCGGCGAGGCCGAAAGCTTCCTGGCGCGCTCGCTGGCGGTGGTGGCCCCGAGCCTGCGGCGGGCCAGCCTGCTGACCGTGCCCTCGGCCTTTCTGCAGCGTATCTTTGCCGGCCGGGGTTTCCCGGCCCAGATCGTGCCGAATGTGGTGGACCTGAGCCTGTTCCGTTTCCGCGCCGAGCCGGGGCTGCTGCAGCCCGAGGCGCCGCATCTGGTGGTGCTGCGCAATCTGGAACCCGTCTACGACAACGCCAGCGCCTTGCGAGCCTTTGCGCGGCTGCACCAGCGCTGGCCGCAGGCGCGCCTGAGCATTGCGGGCTCGGGGCCTGAGCTGGCCGCGCTGCAGGCCCTGGTGGCCGAGCTGGGTCTGGCACAGTCCGTGACCTTCTGCGGCCGCCTGGATCGCCAGGGCATTGCGGCCCTGCTGGCGCGTGCCGATCTCAGCCTCAACCCCAGCCTGGCCGACAATATGCCGGTCTCGGTGCTGGAGTCCCTGGCGAGCGGTGTGCCCGTGGTGTCCACGCGGGTGGGCGGCATTCCCGATCTGCTGACGCCGGGCGAGTCGGCCCTGCTGGTACCCCCCTCCGACCCCGAGGCCCTGGCCGAGGCGGCGGGGCGCCTGATCGAGGATGCGGTGCTGCGCCAGCGCCTGCGCGAGGGTGGGCGCGCCGTGGTGGCGGCCTGCACCTGGAACGCCGTGGCACCGCGTCTGCTGGGCTGCTACCAGCAGGCGATGGCTGCCGGGCGCTGA
- a CDS encoding XrtA/PEP-CTERM system amidotransferase, whose amino-acid sequence MCGITGIFDTRGERSIDSARLQRMNDSQWHRGPDEGEIYTEPGLGFGHRRLSVIDIATGQQPQFNAERSVGIVFNGEIYNYQALMAELKGLGYAFRTKSDTEVIIHAWEAWGEDCVLRLRGMFAFALWDRNRQTFFMARDRLGVKPMHYALLDDGQLLFGSELKSLLAHGGLDRSLDPLAVEEYFALGYVPEPRCIFKQARKLAPGHRLCIRRGQPLPEPQEYWDLRFSLERRIGLDEACEELRERLQESVRLRMIAEVPLGAFLSGGVDSSAVVATMAGLSDTPVNTCSIAFDDPAFNESAFAQMVADRYQTDHRVETVRSDDFDLVDLLARLYDEPYADSSALPTYRVCQLARKHVTVALSGDGGDEGFGGYRRYRTHLAEERRRAALPAGVREPLFGLLGRLYPKADWAPRVLRAKSTFEGLARNSVEAYFHEVSILRGAMRQRLFSPALKAQLGGYDALQVFQRHAAKADTEDPLALIQYLDIKTYLVGDINTKVDRASMAHSLEVREPLMDHELLEWLATLPSDLKIRGQEGKYLFKKAMEPRLPDDVLYRPKMGFAVPLARWFRGPLRQRVRDAVLGPRLAATGWFNQDYLRYLLDAHQSGAQDYSASLWSLMMFESFLRQVVDGDTTGLPVPAVEEAATLS is encoded by the coding sequence ATGTGTGGCATCACCGGCATCTTCGACACGCGCGGCGAGCGCAGCATCGACAGCGCGCGACTGCAGCGCATGAACGACTCGCAGTGGCACCGCGGCCCCGATGAGGGCGAGATCTACACCGAGCCCGGCCTGGGCTTCGGCCACCGCCGCCTCTCGGTGATCGACATCGCCACCGGCCAGCAGCCGCAGTTCAATGCCGAGCGCAGCGTGGGCATCGTCTTCAACGGCGAGATCTACAACTACCAGGCCCTGATGGCCGAGCTCAAGGGCTTGGGCTATGCCTTCCGCACCAAGAGCGATACCGAGGTCATCATCCACGCCTGGGAGGCCTGGGGTGAGGACTGCGTGCTGCGCCTGCGCGGCATGTTTGCTTTCGCGCTCTGGGACCGGAATCGTCAGACCTTCTTCATGGCGCGCGACCGCCTGGGCGTCAAGCCCATGCACTACGCGCTGCTGGACGACGGCCAGCTGCTCTTCGGCTCCGAGCTCAAGTCACTGCTGGCCCATGGCGGCCTGGACCGCAGCCTGGATCCGCTGGCGGTGGAGGAGTACTTCGCCCTGGGCTATGTGCCCGAGCCGCGCTGCATCTTCAAGCAGGCGCGCAAGCTGGCGCCGGGCCACCGCCTGTGCATACGCCGCGGCCAGCCCCTGCCCGAGCCCCAGGAGTACTGGGACCTGCGCTTCAGCCTGGAGCGCCGGATCGGCCTGGACGAGGCCTGCGAAGAGCTGCGCGAGCGTCTGCAGGAATCGGTGCGCCTGCGCATGATTGCCGAGGTGCCGCTGGGCGCCTTCCTCTCCGGCGGCGTGGATTCCAGCGCCGTGGTCGCCACCATGGCCGGCCTGTCCGACACGCCGGTCAACACCTGCTCGATCGCCTTTGACGATCCGGCCTTCAACGAGTCCGCCTTTGCGCAGATGGTGGCCGACCGCTACCAGACCGATCACCGCGTGGAGACGGTGCGCAGCGATGACTTCGACCTGGTCGACCTGCTGGCCCGCCTCTATGACGAGCCCTATGCCGACAGCTCGGCCCTGCCCACCTACCGGGTCTGCCAGCTGGCGCGCAAGCATGTGACCGTGGCGCTTTCGGGCGACGGGGGCGACGAGGGCTTTGGCGGCTACCGCCGCTACCGCACGCATCTGGCCGAGGAGCGCCGCCGCGCAGCCCTGCCGGCCGGCGTGCGCGAGCCTCTGTTCGGCCTGCTGGGCCGGCTCTATCCCAAGGCCGACTGGGCGCCGCGCGTGCTGCGCGCCAAGTCCACCTTCGAGGGACTGGCCCGCAACAGCGTGGAGGCCTATTTCCACGAGGTCTCCATCCTGCGCGGCGCCATGCGCCAGCGCCTGTTCAGCCCGGCGCTCAAGGCCCAGCTGGGCGGCTATGACGCGCTGCAGGTCTTCCAGCGCCACGCGGCCAAGGCCGATACCGAGGATCCGCTGGCCCTGATCCAGTACCTGGACATCAAGACCTATCTGGTGGGTGACATCAACACCAAGGTGGACCGAGCCTCGATGGCGCATTCGCTGGAAGTGCGCGAGCCCCTGATGGACCACGAGCTGCTCGAGTGGCTGGCCACCTTGCCCTCCGATCTGAAGATCCGCGGCCAGGAGGGCAAGTACCTCTTCAAGAAGGCCATGGAACCCCGGCTGCCGGACGATGTGCTCTACCGGCCCAAGATGGGTTTCGCGGTGCCGCTGGCGCGCTGGTTCCGCGGCCCGCTGCGCCAGCGTGTGCGCGACGCCGTGCTGGGGCCACGCCTGGCCGCCACCGGCTGGTTCAACCAGGACTATCTGCGCTATCTGCTCGATGCCCACCAGTCCGGCGCCCAGGACTACAGCGCCTCGCTGTGGAGCCTGATGATGTTCGAGTCCTTCCTGCGCCAGGTGGTCGATGGCGACACCACCGGCCTGCCTGTTCCTGCCGTCGAGGAGGCGGCCACCCTGTCATGA
- a CDS encoding GNAT family N-acetyltransferase: MQAPDSPALGVTANGSPLEADFLRPMPLRYRLGEWTLGSWQPRLRVMVPRDFGASAWPPAAAALSQSLSPEADGILCRKVDAARFEPGLARYGAWLSYVQYRDVVHCVALQGSFADYLKSFSPKARQNLQRSVRRFGERQQGQPAWQLYTLPEEMASFHAEALAISRQTYQTRLLGAGLPEDAGFVQQMQALAARGEARGYLLRDAGQAIAFAWCRGQGRRLVYDIIGYLPEQAAHSPGTVLLYHVLEDAFAQQDRYELVDFGPGEAQYKAMFANLRHEFVDLYLLRPSLKHRLCLRAHWLLLNGVDRLGRWLEQRGWKRRVRQLMRRLRGGA, translated from the coding sequence ATGCAAGCTCCGGATTCCCCCGCCCTGGGTGTCACGGCAAACGGCTCGCCCCTGGAGGCTGACTTCCTGCGCCCCATGCCCCTGCGCTACCGCCTGGGGGAGTGGACCCTGGGCAGCTGGCAGCCGCGCCTGCGGGTGATGGTGCCGCGCGATTTCGGGGCCAGCGCCTGGCCGCCCGCGGCCGCGGCCCTGAGCCAGTCTCTGAGCCCGGAGGCTGACGGCATTCTGTGCCGCAAGGTCGATGCCGCCCGCTTCGAGCCCGGCCTGGCACGGTACGGTGCCTGGCTGAGCTATGTGCAGTACCGGGATGTGGTGCATTGCGTGGCCCTGCAGGGCAGTTTTGCCGACTACCTGAAGAGCTTCTCGCCCAAGGCGCGCCAGAATCTGCAGCGCTCGGTGCGGCGCTTTGGCGAGCGCCAGCAGGGGCAGCCGGCCTGGCAGCTCTACACCCTGCCCGAGGAGATGGCGAGCTTCCATGCCGAGGCCCTGGCCATCTCGCGTCAGACCTACCAGACCCGGCTGCTGGGCGCGGGCCTGCCCGAGGATGCCGGCTTTGTGCAGCAGATGCAGGCGCTGGCGGCGCGGGGCGAAGCCCGAGGCTATCTGCTGCGCGATGCCGGGCAGGCCATCGCCTTTGCCTGGTGTCGCGGCCAGGGGCGCCGTCTGGTCTACGACATCATCGGCTACCTGCCCGAGCAGGCCGCCCATTCACCCGGCACCGTGCTGCTGTACCACGTGCTGGAGGATGCCTTCGCCCAGCAAGACCGCTACGAGCTGGTGGACTTCGGCCCCGGCGAGGCGCAGTACAAGGCCATGTTCGCCAATCTGCGCCACGAGTTCGTGGATCTCTATCTGCTGCGCCCCTCGCTCAAGCACCGCCTGTGCCTGCGCGCCCATTGGCTGCTGCTCAACGGGGTGGACAGGCTGGGCCGCTGGCTGGAGCAGCGCGGCTGGAAGCGCCGCGTGCGCCAGCTGATGCGCCGCCTGCGCGGCGGCGCCTGA
- a CDS encoding putative O-glycosylation ligase, exosortase A system-associated has product MRDLILVLLTTAGCLMALRQPWVGVLTWTWLSLMNPHRYTYGFAYSAPLAAAAAAATLIGLLITRDKTSPFKGSPVTAFTLFCLVITVSWLLGLDPAGDYDQWAKVMKINLMILVALALIHTRQQIMLLMWVVVMSLALLGTKGGLFTLASGGSYRVWGPPGSFIEDNNEFALALVITIPLLRFLQMQVRNKWLSRALLASMVLCAAASLGSHSRGALLAIGAMAVFLWIKGKNKLGMGLALLLAGVLLIAFMPEEWSARMHTIDNYQEDRSAMGRISAWWTAWNLAFVYPFGVGFQTARAELFAQFSPYPDYIHAAHSIYFQVLGNHGFPGLIVFLSIWITTWRSATWILREAPKHEQARWCVDLAAMCQVALVAYAVGGAFLSLAYFDVPYNIMIAVVTARLWVQQRAWEKEPATVPRWQALLGVGEPPPEAETGKKKARAS; this is encoded by the coding sequence ATGCGCGACCTCATACTTGTTCTTCTCACCACCGCGGGCTGCCTGATGGCCCTGCGGCAGCCCTGGGTGGGCGTGCTGACCTGGACCTGGCTCAGCCTGATGAACCCGCACCGCTACACCTACGGCTTCGCCTACAGCGCCCCGCTGGCAGCGGCGGCAGCGGCGGCCACGCTGATCGGCCTGCTGATCACGCGCGACAAGACCTCGCCTTTCAAGGGCTCACCCGTCACGGCCTTCACGCTCTTCTGCCTGGTGATCACGGTGTCCTGGCTGCTCGGCCTGGATCCGGCGGGCGACTACGACCAGTGGGCCAAGGTCATGAAGATCAATCTGATGATCCTCGTGGCCCTGGCCCTGATCCACACCCGCCAGCAGATCATGCTGCTGATGTGGGTGGTGGTCATGTCCCTGGCCCTGCTGGGCACCAAGGGCGGGCTCTTCACCCTGGCCAGCGGCGGCAGCTATCGGGTCTGGGGGCCGCCGGGCTCCTTCATCGAGGACAACAACGAGTTCGCGCTGGCCCTGGTGATCACCATCCCCCTGCTGCGCTTCCTGCAAATGCAGGTGCGCAACAAGTGGCTCAGCCGGGCCTTGCTGGCCAGCATGGTGCTGTGTGCCGCGGCCTCGCTGGGCAGCCACTCCCGGGGTGCGCTGCTGGCCATCGGCGCCATGGCCGTCTTTCTCTGGATCAAGGGCAAGAACAAGCTGGGCATGGGCCTGGCCTTGCTCTTGGCCGGCGTGCTGCTGATCGCCTTCATGCCGGAGGAATGGTCGGCCCGCATGCACACCATCGACAACTATCAGGAAGACCGCTCGGCCATGGGGCGCATCAGCGCCTGGTGGACGGCCTGGAACCTGGCCTTTGTCTACCCCTTCGGCGTGGGCTTCCAGACCGCCCGGGCCGAGCTCTTCGCCCAGTTCTCGCCCTATCCGGACTACATCCACGCGGCCCACAGCATCTATTTCCAGGTTCTGGGCAATCACGGCTTCCCTGGCCTGATCGTGTTCCTGAGCATCTGGATCACGACCTGGCGCAGCGCCACCTGGATCCTGAGGGAGGCACCCAAGCACGAGCAGGCGCGCTGGTGCGTGGACCTGGCCGCCATGTGCCAGGTGGCCTTGGTGGCCTATGCCGTGGGCGGCGCCTTTCTGAGCCTGGCCTATTTCGATGTGCCCTACAACATCATGATTGCCGTGGTGACCGCACGCCTGTGGGTGCAGCAGCGGGCCTGGGAGAAGGAGCCTGCCACCGTGCCGCGCTGGCAGGCCTTGCTGGGGGTGGGGGAACCGCCGCCCGAGGCCGAGACGGGCAAGAAGAAGGCGAGGGCGAGCTGA
- a CDS encoding acyltransferase, translated as MHGKEKSFQHHIHVFRGVAIMLIVCAHTLPSLDWSAHPLTFRVLDAIANESSIFFFFIAGYLFQHLSGRFKFSSYMKQKLKTVILPYLILSIPALYLFTQVVERDGMWSWFYTLPHWQQVALFLLTGKHLAPLWFVPTITLFYFVAPLFIALDRRAPKLYWLILPLWALSIYLGRDGPLGPIDKAIYLLPAYMMGMAFSHYQKEAEALTRRFWLPLLALTVLGLLGHALDWPVPPHYLMLMKLPMALLLTVALLRWHGVFGKRLDYIAHVSFGIFFIHAYFISALKVLTVYLMHRSVYTGQGGQELPGNLPVFFAYAIVVLLCSVAIIKLAQKVLGSRSRMIVGA; from the coding sequence CTCGCTGGACTGGAGCGCTCATCCCCTGACCTTCCGGGTGCTGGACGCGATTGCCAACGAGTCCTCGATCTTCTTCTTCTTCATTGCCGGCTATCTGTTCCAGCATCTGAGCGGACGCTTCAAGTTCTCCAGCTACATGAAGCAGAAGCTCAAGACGGTGATCCTGCCCTATCTGATCCTGTCCATCCCGGCGCTTTACCTCTTCACCCAGGTGGTGGAGCGCGACGGCATGTGGTCCTGGTTCTACACCCTGCCGCACTGGCAACAGGTGGCCCTCTTCCTGCTCACGGGCAAGCACCTGGCGCCGCTGTGGTTCGTGCCCACCATCACCCTGTTCTACTTCGTGGCGCCGCTGTTCATTGCCCTGGACCGCCGCGCGCCCAAGCTCTACTGGCTGATCCTGCCCCTGTGGGCCCTGTCCATCTATCTGGGCCGCGACGGCCCCCTGGGGCCCATCGACAAGGCCATCTACCTGCTGCCCGCCTACATGATGGGCATGGCCTTCTCGCACTACCAGAAGGAAGCCGAGGCCTTGACCCGCAGGTTCTGGCTGCCCCTGCTCGCCCTCACGGTGCTGGGCCTGCTGGGCCATGCGCTGGACTGGCCGGTGCCGCCGCACTACCTGATGCTGATGAAGCTGCCCATGGCCCTGCTGCTGACGGTGGCCCTGCTGCGCTGGCACGGCGTCTTCGGCAAGCGCCTGGACTACATCGCCCATGTCAGCTTCGGCATCTTCTTCATCCACGCCTACTTCATCTCGGCGCTCAAGGTGCTGACGGTGTACCTGATGCATCGCAGCGTCTACACCGGCCAGGGCGGGCAGGAACTGCCGGGCAATCTGCCCGTGTTCTTTGCCTATGCCATCGTGGTGCTGCTGTGCTCGGTGGCCATCATCAAGCTGGCACAAAAGGTGCTCGGCTCGCGCAGCCGCATGATCGTGGGCGCCTGA
- a CDS encoding TIGR04063 family PEP-CTERM/XrtA system glycosyltransferase: MSLRVLHVLDHSIPLHSGYTFRTLSLLREQRKLGWDTHHLTSPKHGAGLAGKDAQIAATATATLEETVDGWHFFRTPQGSGGFSLPGLGELQLMGQLERRLQQVAEQLRPQIIHAHSPVLNALPALKVGRRLGIPVVYEVRAFWEDAAVDHGTTTEGSLRYRMTRAMETHALKRVDHVFTICQGLRGDIVARGIPADKVTVIPNAVDIESFEPGGQADEALKTRLGLAGCTVLGFIGSFYAYEGLDLLLQALPAILAQRPEVRVLLVGGGPQDAALKAQAEALGLRDKVVFTGRVPHAEVNRYYDLVDVLVYPRHSMRLTELVTPLKPLEAMAQGRILVASDVGGHQELIRDGETGLLFKAGSAEALSQAVLRLLGQPELWPQLRAQGRRFVEQERNWAASVANYPAVYQALTGRA, from the coding sequence ATGAGCTTGCGCGTTCTCCATGTGCTGGACCACTCCATCCCCCTGCACAGCGGCTACACCTTCCGCACCCTCTCGCTGCTGCGCGAGCAGCGCAAGCTCGGCTGGGACACCCATCACCTGACCAGCCCCAAGCATGGCGCCGGCCTGGCCGGCAAGGATGCCCAGATTGCCGCCACCGCCACGGCCACACTGGAAGAAACGGTCGACGGCTGGCATTTCTTCCGCACGCCGCAGGGCAGCGGCGGCTTCAGCCTGCCGGGTCTGGGCGAGCTGCAGCTGATGGGGCAGCTCGAGCGCCGTCTGCAGCAGGTGGCCGAGCAGCTGCGGCCGCAGATCATCCATGCGCATTCGCCAGTGCTGAACGCGCTGCCGGCCCTCAAGGTGGGGCGCCGCCTGGGCATCCCGGTGGTCTACGAGGTGCGTGCCTTCTGGGAGGACGCGGCCGTGGACCATGGCACGACCACCGAGGGCAGCCTGCGCTACCGCATGACCCGCGCCATGGAGACCCATGCGCTCAAGCGCGTGGATCATGTGTTCACCATCTGCCAGGGCCTGCGCGGCGATATCGTGGCGCGCGGCATCCCCGCCGACAAGGTGACCGTGATCCCGAACGCGGTGGACATCGAGTCCTTCGAGCCCGGTGGCCAGGCCGACGAGGCGCTCAAGACCCGTCTGGGCCTGGCCGGCTGCACGGTGCTGGGCTTCATCGGCTCCTTCTATGCCTACGAGGGGCTGGATCTGCTGCTGCAGGCCCTGCCGGCCATCCTGGCCCAGCGTCCCGAGGTGCGCGTGCTGCTGGTGGGCGGCGGTCCGCAGGACGCAGCGCTCAAGGCCCAGGCCGAGGCCCTGGGCCTGCGCGACAAGGTGGTCTTCACCGGCCGGGTGCCGCATGCCGAGGTCAATCGTTACTACGACCTGGTGGATGTGCTGGTCTACCCGCGCCACTCCATGCGTCTGACCGAGCTGGTCACCCCGCTCAAGCCCCTGGAGGCCATGGCCCAGGGCCGCATCCTGGTGGCCTCGGACGTGGGCGGTCATCAGGAGCTGATACGCGACGGCGAGACCGGCCTGCTCTTCAAGGCCGGCAGCGCCGAGGCCCTGTCCCAGGCCGTGCTGCGCCTGCTGGGCCAGCCCGAGCTCTGGCCGCAGCTGCGCGCCCAGGGCCGCCGCTTTGTGGAGCAGGAGCGCAACTGGGCGGCCTCGGTCGCCAACTATCCGGCGGTCTACCAGGCCCTGACGGGGCGGGCATGA
- a CDS encoding polysaccharide deacetylase family protein, producing MLIRQLCRQLFPGGARGQLSILIFHRVQPRQDPLFPDEIDAERFERVCAWLSRWFHVLPLDEAARRLEAGTLPAAAVAITFDDGYADNHDVALPILQRHGLNATFFVSTGFLDGGMMWNDKVIESLRACRQPELGLQGWLDDEGPGSYPLQTLEQRRAAIAAVLARIKYLEPQRRDQLASELAQRAGVELPGDLMMSSAQVQALHAAGMRIGAHTCWHPILRTLPDAAADAEIRVGRERLQQLTGAPVTLFAYPNGRPDEDYDARILGLVRAQGFDCAVSTSWGVARSGASSDLFQLPRFTPWDRQAWRFVLRLWRNLRTPVKHCAG from the coding sequence ATGTTGATCCGTCAACTTTGCCGGCAGCTGTTTCCCGGTGGCGCGCGTGGCCAGCTCAGCATCCTGATCTTCCACCGCGTCCAGCCACGGCAGGACCCCCTGTTTCCCGACGAGATCGACGCCGAGCGCTTCGAGCGTGTCTGCGCCTGGCTGAGCCGCTGGTTCCATGTCTTGCCACTGGACGAGGCGGCCCGACGGCTGGAGGCGGGCACCTTGCCGGCCGCGGCCGTAGCCATCACCTTCGATGACGGCTATGCCGACAATCACGATGTGGCCCTGCCCATTCTGCAGCGCCACGGCCTGAACGCGACCTTCTTTGTCTCCACCGGCTTTCTCGATGGCGGCATGATGTGGAACGACAAGGTGATCGAGTCCCTGCGGGCCTGCCGTCAGCCCGAGCTGGGCTTGCAGGGCTGGCTCGATGATGAGGGGCCGGGCAGCTACCCGCTGCAGACGCTGGAGCAGCGCCGCGCCGCCATCGCCGCCGTTCTGGCCCGCATCAAGTATCTGGAGCCTCAGCGCCGCGACCAGCTGGCCAGCGAGCTGGCGCAGCGTGCCGGGGTCGAGCTGCCCGGCGACCTGATGATGAGCTCGGCCCAGGTGCAGGCCCTGCACGCCGCGGGCATGCGCATTGGCGCGCATACCTGCTGGCACCCCATTCTGCGCACCTTGCCCGACGCTGCGGCCGATGCCGAGATCCGCGTGGGGCGTGAGCGCCTGCAGCAGCTCACCGGGGCGCCGGTCACGCTGTTCGCCTATCCCAATGGCCGGCCCGACGAGGACTATGACGCGCGCATCCTGGGTCTGGTCCGGGCGCAAGGCTTCGACTGCGCGGTCTCCACATCCTGGGGGGTCGCCCGCAGCGGCGCCTCCAGCGATCTCTTCCAGCTCCCGCGCTTCACGCCCTGGGACCGTCAGGCCTGGCGCTTTGTGCTGCGGCTCTGGCGCAATCTGCGCACACCGGTGAAACACTGTGCAGGCTGA